A part of Acropora palmata chromosome 6, jaAcrPala1.3, whole genome shotgun sequence genomic DNA contains:
- the LOC141883970 gene encoding NACHT, LRR and PYD domains-containing protein 6-like, with protein MTSIFTPHEDCQQPLVVLIEGEPGIGKTSYCKKPAYDWATGQACEWDESFPRVEVLLLLRCREIESSCIWKAIEDQILPEGIQPEVRDTFIQFLQENPSKVLLVLDGLDEADPVKLKLVLKLIQRELLPGCCIVLTSRHEAGSNIRSYTDTLLEIVGFTTTDADCFIRRYFHQSDNQQLAATLIAKLMSDNLYELTRNTLNTLLLCVILEDLNGFLPKSRTELYIEMVLFVLRRYENKKGFSSSEKGLLLVYKKEPMILGRMALDSLRKGELCFEDHQGDFKQSLLPKFGFVSIQAGGSKRAPCPRYAFFHKSFQEFFSAFFLAFSRIDGTMDYESVANREYEMELSEVFRFMVGIVAMHSKEIAESIVESFASVVNFSFIWQES; from the exons ATGACAAGTATCTTTACACCACACGAAGATTGCCAACAACCACTGGTTGTGTTGATTGAAGGAGAGCCTGGCATTGGAAAAACGAGCTACTGCAAGAAGCCAGCGTATGATTGGGCAACTGGGCAAGCTTGCGAATGGGATGAGTCTTTTCCAAGAGTTGAAGTGCTTCTGCTCCTCAGATGTCGTGAAATTGAATCTAGCTGTATATGGAAAGCAATTGAGGATCAAATTTTACCCGAGGGCATTCAACCTGAGGTAAGAGATACGTTTATTCAGTTCCTCCAAGAAAATCCTTCCAAAGTGTTGTTGGTGCTCGATGGGTTGGATGAGGCAGACCCAGTAAAGCTGAAACTCGTCCTTAAACTGATTCAAAGAGAGTTGCTTCCTGGCTGTTGCATTGTTCTTACATCTCGCCATGAAGCGGGGAGTAACATAAGGTCGTACACCGACACTCTGCTGGAGATTGTGGGATTCACGACAACTGATGCGGATTGTTTCATAAGAAGGTACTTTCACCAATCAGACAATCAACAATTGGCAGCGACACTCATTGCAAAACTGATGTCAGATAATTTGTATGAATTAACAAGAAACACACTAAATACTCTCCTACTCTGTGTTATCTTAGAGGATCTTAACGGGTTTCTGCCAAAAAGCAGAACAGAGCTTTACATAGAGATGGTCCTCTTTGTTTTGAGACGTTATGAAAACAAGAAGGGCTTTTCAAGTAGTGAGAAAGGCCTTCTTTTAGTTTACAAGAAGGAACCGATGATCCTTGGCAGAATGGCGCTAGACTCTCTGCGCAAAGGAGAGCTGTGTTTTGAAGACCATCAAGGCGATTTCAAGCAAAGTTTGTTACCTAAATTTGGCTTTGTGTCCATCCAGGCTGGAGGTAGCAAGAGGGCACCTTGCCCCCGTTACGCATTTTTTCACAAGAGTtttcaagaattcttttccGCCTTTTTCCTTGCCTTTTCTAGGATTGATGGTACAATGGACTACGAGTCAGTGGCTAATAGAGAATACGAAATGGAACTAAGTGAAGTGTTCAGATTTATGGTGGGAATCGTAGCCATGCATTCAAAGGAAATTGCTGAGTCAATTGTTGAAAGCTTTGCATCAGTTGTTAATTT CTCATTCATTTGGCAAGAGTCTTGA